One stretch of Ooceraea biroi isolate clonal line C1 chromosome 4, Obir_v5.4, whole genome shotgun sequence DNA includes these proteins:
- the LOC105283615 gene encoding serine protease nudel: MLITILGKITEKCKSDSQSHPNCFKRYNSTLLIGTITILLFLSLLRVLLYFIMIKHDCNSNITVDIQPESHEERVIRLSYPLGERSLSGLETEGMIDEDSSFNDQLLRASQITRSANDDAFPTINEPGVATRSKRTIPRKRRECKLNEEHCKTLLKSMKSYFEALSETRSGKGTYTYEDIVKCIQCKNLVADVTNEISKETMSRPHDRYYPYGYVKQNHSSDLDMPIVKLLDDEKLDSSTKCTDDQTETSKMQPMKTGFTKDISQSTVEISLSSISSETTTISITTPDRVSPWASPQVNINVTGIANVSRTNISDTQSTNNSIASKYSQKVKIQKTPSIESVFTKSNVDVTAESKSATDSAQLQFITTESSSSTQNSIIRKDNAISENTMVVTELSETKTRNHDVANQIAITENVTSVSEGYDVTGITGDTVHPSTHPSLEGHPEVQLAAPANGARSMDGYYPINNAILLNHLQTTKKNKNNQQAIAENTKSFQELQLTPTWTTHPVCFFGYPGQLSNKPLPAGFTPYMPPFVPSAQDQGFPSQTSFRHTAPQPNYMQVQAQTVQFLPRNDARNRMQTQPIAQGVGPTGPAMLNAPIFPMNQQPISTPQHSPEMFQQSGTDVPYFCTNMPIPTYNFPLIPSTSHSSRSSNVDEAEPADSRNNSRKHITPTLTPKDNSSPQHNYYPWKYFMPTGCPEDYRQCNDQFCIPQLKWCDGHVDCADASDETQCSCNDRIWQNRLCDGYPDCPDGEDELNCFDCPADFFNCDDWRRPDNCVPLKQRCDGIEQCLNGKDEHDCNILSSIKISENDIFAVGYAEGFLHKNIEGRWYPVCSNTSYWAVDACMSEIGQPLTMPPQMSFVQVPTDVFQDSYVAEFNGQIKIVSCSGMAVFVKCPQLSCGTRSQDISIASNENGNPYTYRKRSGRQNTQFHKVYQETLDLLKQSRAMSDEDQDNDDALIGSPRVVGGRMSQPKSWPFLVAIYKDGLFHCGGVILNELYILTAGHCMTEYEKHYYEVEAGVLRRYSFSPMVQLRKAMFVIVHPNYDITLFHNDVALIVLDKPLLFNRWVRPICLPTVNTAGPEWEQGPTPQSICVAVGWGAVREFGPDPDHLQEVAVPILSSCKHLADQINSTICAGYVEGGHDACQGDSGGPLLCRNPQLESQWYVAGIISHGDGCGRPNEPGVYTKVSYFVNWIQEVFELRKSASLYSYAHLQSLNKCTGFSCLSGSQRCLSITKHCDGIVDCMHGEDEINCLQISGYYRSNTNNETAVLNFKTKVTDETPNNYMKNHLRNFKETSTMTTLYDMIEMLDDDENSSITTSDVTFKSTTDSIRLTFTCKRRVVRNVAIRCTVCVISDELNLDEEVNAGLIYRLIQTITIDKRCDRHLDCEDGSDEEDCTCRDYLLNTLPSAICDGYLDCKDETDEKDCGTCKGKFHCKSSRKCIPMAKRCDANYDCFLKEDETDCLALTDGEYVDLDSDNRTFLRQEGFLSRRYGEGWRIQCLQPEILENDTIKSTVGENVCVYLGFANLQSVEKVVLTNAMLETRSWQWRNNTIGYRPSPSHVAGNEEVETCGTLWIRCRPVLSSSADTHLVVDPRTGSYNYLWPWMAAIFVDGRYHCSAVLLEPDWLLSSASCTDDIKLSVNYTTALLGRSRSYLYVDGPHQQISVINEIRNVSKSNLSLFHLKTAVNFTRYIQPLFLEKKIYPPAESNFCVAVATNKQHVTHSIILQPVLANCDKCSRCFTESRHFTCPINGTSSDWSGTVFCHNEHGWYPAAAFQEEALCSSGKPRNWTSIDYIHAYLTQALEEKLYPTPEPTCNGVRCNIGQCIPWSRVCDGMTECRDGADEAIETCSNKHKMRSKKIADECTVSQLRCESGECVSKSSFCDGKVDCSDGTDEPVMCTCAEYLRLTAPKRLCDGVWHCLDKSDESPEECNCTETSFKCNAKENNSTCLPQDFVCDGNNDCPDGEDEKECIKVKESANDNPGTGEVMQRSYGVWHSHCFSAPVTKTEEARTICQTIGYTDGSILHDNRTVSEPLIPFRDDFYMVRINRALWVTMRTDKPLINLIRPKEVCHRLFVSCS, encoded by the exons atgttgaTCACAATTTTAGGTAAAATTACCGAAAAATGTAAATCGGACAGCCAAAGCCATCCGAACTGTTTCAAGCGGTACAACTCTACTCTTCTGATCGGAACAATTACCATCCTATTGTTTCTCAGCCTGCTGAgagttttgttatattttataatgatcaaGCACGATTGTAATTCAAATATAACAG TCGACATCCAACCGGAATCACATGAGGAACGGGTCATCAGGCTGAGCTATCCTCTCGGCGAAAGATCATTGTCGGGGCTAGAAACGGAGGGAATGATCGATGAAGACTCATCTTTTAACGATCAGCTGCTGCGCGCGAGTCAGATAACGCGATCTGCGAACGACGATGCGTTTCCGACAATAAATGAGccaggcgtcgcgacgcgttccAAGCGCACGATACCTCGCAAGAGGAGAGAATGCAAATTAAACGAGGAACACTGTAAGACGCTATTAAAATCGATGAAGAGCTATTTCGAGGCGCTCAGCGAAACGCGTTCCGGCAAAGGCACGTACACGTACGAAGATATCGTGAAATGTATTCAGTGCAAGAATCTGGTGGCGGACGTCACGAACGAGATCAGCAAGGAGACCATGTCACGACCACACGATCGATACTACCCGTATGGGTACGTCAAACAAAATCACTCGAGCGATTTAGACATGCCTATCGTGAAATTGCTGGACGACGAGAAGCTCGATAGCAGTACCAAGTGCACGGATGATCAGACGGAAACATCAAAGATGCAACCGATGAAAACGGGCTTTACTAAGGATATATCGCAGAGTACGGTAGAAATATCATTGAGCAGCATCAGCAGTGAAACTACTACTATATCAATTACCACACCAGATCGTGTGAGTCCCTGGGCAAGTCCGCAAGTTAACATAAACGTCACTGGAATTGCTAACGTTTCGAGAACCAACATCAGCGATACACAGTCGACCAACAATTCAATCGCGTCCAAGTACTCGCAGAAGGTGAAAATTCAAAAGACTCCTTCGATCGAGAGCGTTTTTACCAAGTCGAACGTCGATGTAACAGCTGAAAGTAAAAGTGCCACGGACAGTGCTCAGTTGCAGTTCATCACGACGGAGTCCAGCTCTAGCACGCAGAATAGCATTATTAGGAAAGACAATGCAATATCCGAGAATACCATGGTCGTGACAGAATTAAGTGAAACGAAGACACGGAACCACGACGTTGCGAATCAGATCGCGATTACGGAAAACGTGACGAGTGTGTCGGAAGGATACGACGTGACTGGAATCACCGGCGACACGGTGCATCCTTCGACGCATCCTTCGCTCGAGGGACACCCGGAAGTTCAGCTGGCCGCTCCGGCGAATG gCGCAAGATCGATGGATGGCTATTATCCTATCAATAATGCCATATTGCTCAATCATCTTCAGACGacaaagaagaataaaaataatcagcaAGCAATCGCGGAGAACACGAAATCCTTTCAGGAGCTGCAGCTGACCCCCACGTGGACGACACATCCCGTTTGCTTCTTCGGTTATCCCGGTCAGCTTTCTAACAAACCATTGCCTGCAGGATTTACGCCTTATATGCCACCGTTTGTACCTTCCGCTCAAGATCAAGGATTTCCGTCACAAACTTCGTTCCGTCATACCGCTCCACAACCGAATTACATGCAAGTACAGGCACAAACGGTGCAGTTTTTGCCAAGgaacgatgctagaaatcggaTGCAAACGCAGCCGATAGCACAAGGCGTTGGTCCCACGGGTCCTGCTATGTTGAACGCACCGATTTTTCCAATGAATCAACAGCCAATTTCTACGCCTCAGCACTCGCCGGAAATGTTCCAGCAATCAGGCACAGACGTACCGTACTTCTGCACTAACATGCCGATACCGACTTACAACTTTCCACTGATTCCTAGCACGTCGCATTCTAGTCGCTCCTCCAATGTCGACGAAGCTGAACCTGCCGATTCAAGAAATAATTCACGAAAACACATTACGCCGACATTGACGCCGAAGGACAATTCTTCCCCACAGCATAATTATTATCCTTGGA AGTATTTTATGCCCACCGGCTGCCCTGAGGATTATCGACAATGTAACGATCAGTTCTGCATCCCACAATTAAAATGGTGCGACGGTCATGTCGATTGCGCCGATGCCAGTGATGAAACACAATGCTCATGCAATGATCGAATATGGCAAAATCGACTTTGCGATGGCTATCCTGATTGTCCCGATGGAGAGGATGAGCTCAACTGTTTTG attGTCCGGCAGATTTCTTTAATTGTGACGACTGGAGAAGACCCGATAATTGCGTGCCGCTAAAGCAACGTTGTGACGGGATTGAACAATGTTTGAACGGAAAGGACGAGCATGATTGCAATATACTCTCGTCCATCAAAATATCCGAAAATGAT ATTTTCGCAGTTGGTTATGCAGAAGGATTcctacataaaaatatagaaggACGATGGTACCCAGTTTGCTCGAACACATCTTACTGGGCGGTCGATGCTTGCATGTCGGAAATCGGCCAACCGTTAAC gATGCCGCCGCAAATGAGTTTTGTTCAGGTGCCCACGGATGTATTCCAAGATTCCTACGTAGCGGAATTTAACGGTCAGATAAAGATAGTGTCATGTTCAGGAATGGCGGTGTTTGTTAAGTGTCCGCAGTTATCTTGCGGTACTAGAAGTCAAGATATCTCCATCGCTTCCAACGAGAATGGAAACCCTTATACATATAGGAAACGCTCGGGAAGACAAAACACGCAGTTCCATAAAGTCTATCAGGAAACGTTGGACCTATTGAAACAGAGTCGCGCGATGTCCGACGAGGATCAAGACAACGACGATGCTTTGATCGGATCACCGCGAGTAGTCGGCGGCCGCATGAGTCAGCCCAAATCTTGGCCCTTCCTGGTCGCGATCTACAAGGATGGGTTGTTCCATTGCGGTGGTGTGATTCTTAATGAGTTATACATACTCACTGCGGGTCACTGCATGACTGA ATACGAGAAACATTATTACGAAGTAGAAGCTGGCGTGCTCAGGCGATACTCATTTTCACCGATGGTTCAGTTGAGGAAGGCGATGTTTGTGATTGTTCATCCTAATTACGATATCACGTTATTCCATAACGATGTCGCACTGATCGTGTTGGATAAACCTCTCTTATTTAATCGATGGGTCCGTCCAATTTGCTTGCCGACAGTTAACACGGCGGGTCCTGAATGGGAACAAGGTCCAACACCGCAGTCCATATGCGTTGCTGTCGGATGGGGAGCCGTAAGAGAATTCGGACCAGATC CGGATCATTTGCAAGAAGTGGCAGTACCGATCTTATCGTCGTGCAAGCATTTGGCCGATCAGATTAACAGTACGATTTGCGCGGGATACGTTGAAGGTGGCCACGATGCTTGTCAGGGTGATAGCGGCGGTCCTCTATTGTGCAG AAATCCGCAATTGGAATCGCAGTGGTACGTGGCAGGTATAATCAGCCATGGAGACGGATGCGGACGTCCAAACGAACCCGGAGTTTACACAAAAGTGAGCTACTTTGTGAATTGGATCCAGGAAGTATTTGAATTAA GAAAATCGGCATCTTTGTACTCCTACGCGCATCTGCAATCTTTGAACAAATGTACAGGATTCAGTTGTCTGTCAGGTTCACAAAGATGCTTATCGATAACTAAACATTGCGACGGAATCGTCGACTGCATGCACGGGGAAGACGAAATTAATTGCCTACAAATAAGTGGATACTATAGATCGAATACCAATAACGAGACTGCAGTATTAAACTTTAAAACAAAAGTGACGGACGAAACACCTaacaattatatgaaaaatc ATTTGAGGAATTTTAAAGAAACGTCCACTATGACTACGTTGTACGATATGATAGAAATGctggacgacgacgagaactCAAGTATCACGACCAGCGACGTGACGTTTAAATCGACAACCGACAGCATTAGATTAACGTTCACGTGCAAGAGGCGAGTTGTTAGAAATGTCGCAATTCGCTGTACTGTCTGCGTTATCAGCGATGAGCTGAATCTTGATGAGGAAGTCAATGCTGGTCTCATTTACAGGTTAATTCAGACTATAACGATTGATAAGAGATGTGACCGGCACTTGGACTGCGAGGATGGTAGCGACGAAGAGGACTGTACGTGCAGAGACTACCTATTAAACACGCTACCATCAGCGATCTGTGACGGATATTTGGACTGCAAGGACGAAACTGATGAGAAGGATTGCG gtaCGTGCAAAGGTAAATTCCACTGCAAGAGCAGCAGAAAATGCATCCCGATGGCGAAGAGATGCGACGCTAACTACGATTGCTTTCTAAAGGAGGACGAGACCGATTGCC TTGCATTGACTGACGGAGAATATGTGGATCTAGACAGCGATAATCGGACATTTTTACGCCAGGAAGGTTTCCTCAGTAGACGTTACGGCGAAGGTTGGCGTATACAGTGTCTTCAACCGGAGATATTGGAGAACGATACCATCAAGTCGACAGTCGGGGAAAACGTTTGCGTGTACCTTGGATTCgc AAATCTACAGTCGGTGGAGAAGGTTGTTTTGACCAATGCAATGCTGGAAACGAGGTCCTGGCAGTGGAGGAACAACACGATAGGCTACAGACCATCGCCGAGTCACGTCGCAGGGAACGAAGAAGTCGAGACGTGCGGGACGCTATGGATACGTTGCAGACCGGTTTTGAGCAGCAGCGCCGACACGCACCTGGTCGTCGATCCGAGAACCGGAAGTTACAACTACCTGTGGCCGTGGATGGCCGCCATCTTCGTCGACGGTCGTTACCACTGCTCGGCCGTGCTCCTGGAACCAGACTGGCTTCTGTCAAGCGCGAGTTGCACGGATGACATAAA attATCAGTGAATTACACGACTGCTCTGCTTGGCCGAAGCCGCTCGTATCTCTACGTCGATGGACCTCATCAACAGATATCAGTCATCAATGAGATCAGGAATGTGAGCAAATCAAATCTCTCATTGTTCCACTTGAAGACCGCAGTGAACTTCACTCGTTACATACAGCCGTTGTTTTTAGAAAAGAA AATTTATCCGCCAGCGGAAAGCAATTTCTGCGTGGCTGTCGCTACGAACAAGCAACACGTGACGCACTCGATCATCCTACAACCGGTTCTTGCAAATTGTGACAAGTGTTCTCGCTGTTTTACTGAATCTAGACATTTCACATGTCCG ATCAATGGAACTTCGTCGGATTGGAGTGGAACAGTGTTCTGCCACAACGAGCATGGATGGTACCCGGCAGCTGCGTTCCAGGAGGAAGCCCTGTGCAGCTCTGGAAAACCGCGAAACTGGACGAGCATCGATTACATCCATGCTTATCTCACGCAAGCTTTAG AGGAGAAACTGTATCCGACACCTGAGCCAACGTGTAACGGTGTCCGATGCAACATCGGACAATGCATCCCTTGGAGTCGAGTTTGCGACGGGATGACGGAGTGCCGAGACGGTGCGGATGAAGCGATCGAAACATGTAGCAATAAACACAAAATGCGTAGCAAGAAAATCGCTGATg AATGTACGGTATCGCAGTTGAGATGCGAGAGCGGCGAATGCGTCTCGAAAAGCAGCTTTTGTGATGGTAAAGTGGATTGTTCAGACGGAACGGACGAACCTGTAATGTGTACTTGTGCGGAATATCTAAGACTAACTGCACCAAAACGCTTGTGCGACGGTGTATGGCATTGTCTCGACAAAAGCGATGAGTCACCGGAAGAATGTAACTGCACGGAGACCAGTTTCAAATGCAACGC GAAAGAGAACAATTCTACCTGCTTACCGCAAGATTTCGTGTGCGATGGCAACAACGACTGTCCAGATGGCGAAGACGAGAAGGAATGCATAAAAGTGAAGGAGTCTGCGAATGACAA CCCTGGTACTGGAGAAGTAATGCAGCGATCTTATGGTGTATGGCATTCCCATTGTTTCTCAGCACCGGTGACAAAAACGGAGGAAGCGAGAACTATATGCCAAACAATTGGTTACACAGACGGAAGCATTCTTCATGATAATCGAACTGTGAGTGAGCCGCTTATTCCATTCCGCGATGATTTCTACATGGTTCGAATAAATCGGGCTTTGTGGGTAACCATGCGCACCGATAAGCCGCTTATAAATTTGATTCGACCAAAGGAAGTCTGTCATCGTCTCTTTGTTAGTTGCTCTTAA